A genomic stretch from Oncorhynchus gorbuscha isolate QuinsamMale2020 ecotype Even-year unplaced genomic scaffold, OgorEven_v1.0 Un_scaffold_2264, whole genome shotgun sequence includes:
- the LOC124025521 gene encoding EF-hand calcium-binding domain-containing protein 4B-like, with protein MRRLHRELPLTAEELENVFDSLNTDQNGYLTLEVFSSGFSQFLHGRRISVPEDAAPTLPTSRKPSEALYQSKWDERLTGGWEDEEENHFCMLLESLGASNVFQDPGEVRSLWAQLRRDEPHLLSNFEEFLARVTFQIKEAKEERREMESALQRKAATHDSEIRGLYEEMEQQMKSEKDRLLLQDSERLQSRSHDLEHQLSSKERELEQLFQKQRRLDLQCRDLSSEQQESRVENVKLKMTNEELRRELESTCQELSLAQEQLTMLQDQASRLHQERDVALVTLSLLREMYRVTEGLEREKQSLMKQLDLLREMNKHLKDERDIYCAVNPRKSLKQKQRAGLVHLFADTSQQPVKSEDHVDTACPPRSPKTNYGLANGYHDSNTSSPTQVVEVEAQGVKERLSKFESEKTLAPTQNQRDRHTEYQSKPEVGGDGLDGPPDGWPLRRVISIEEDHLPHLLHGGPQPLLHQLSEEDEEEEEAQGKEYLESSILVAPVPLPVPVTTVSPFKHRGSFSRIRNIPSSPRGQPVGKETQNRVKERAVPAPDRLFKVVLVGNSSVGKTSLLRTFCDGRFHPSSPATVGIDYSVKTLMLDNTQVAMQLWDTAGQERYRSITKQFFRKADGVVVMYDITLLDSFKAVRPWLINVQEAAGVGIPILLLGNKMDATSEREVPLKDAETLAHDTRVIFYEVSAYTGYNVTEAMIHLARVLKEQEDRVRDTFVLLEVLPVKKKACCK; from the exons ATGAGG AGGCTTCACAGAGAACTACCCCTCACTGCTGAAGAACTGGAGAATGTATTTGACTCCCTGAACACTGACCAGAACGGCTACCTCACTCTCGAAGTGTTCTCATCAGGATTCA GTCAGTTTCTGCACGGCCGGAGGATCTCTGTACCCGAGGACGCAGCACCCACCCTCCCCACTTCTAGGAAGCCCTCAGAAGCCCTATACCAGAGCAAATGGGATGAGAGGTTGACTGGAGggtgggaggatgaggaggagaatcACTTCTGTATGCTGCTGGAGAGCCTAGGGGCCAGCAACGTGTTCCAGGA tcCAGGCGAGGTGCGCAGCTTGTGGGCCCAGCTGAGGAGGGACGAGCCTCACCTCCTGTCGAACTTTGAGGAATTCCTGGCCAGAGTCACCTTCCAGATCAAAGAGgccaaagaggagaggagggagatggagagcgcCCTCCAGAG GAAAGCAGCCACACACGACAGTGAGATCCGCGGTCTGTATGAAGAAATGGAGCAACAAATGAAAAGCGAGAAGGACCGGCTGCTCCTCCAG gacTCGGAGCGCCTCCAGTCTCGTAGTCACGACCTGGAGCACCAGCTgtccagtaaggagagagagctggagcagCTCTTCCAGAAACAGAGGAGG TTGGATCTCCAGTGTCGCGACCTGAGCAGTGAGCAGCAGGAGAGCCGGGTGGAGAATGTCAAGCTGAAGATGACCAACGAGGAACTGCGCAGAGAGCTGGAGAGCACCTGTCAGGAACTGTCCTTGGCCCAGGAACAACTGACCATGCTGCAGGACCAGGCTTCCCGCCTGCACCAGGAGAGAGATGTGG CTTTGgtgactctctctctgctcagggAAATGTACCGAGTCACTgagggactagagagagagaaacagagtctGATGAAACAACTAGACCTTCTCAG AGAGATGAACAAACATTTAAAAGATGAGCGAGACATATACTGTGCTGTG AACCCCAGGAAGTCCCTCAAACAGAAGCAGAGAGCCGGCTTGGTCCATCTGTTCGCGGACACCAGCCAGCAGCCGGTTAAAAG cGAGGACCATGTTGACACCGCTTGTCCACCACGTTCGCCGAAAACCAACTACGGCCTGGCCAACGGCTACCACGACTCCAACACCTCGTCTCCAACCCAAGTGGTTGAGGTGGAGGcgcagggggtgaaggagaggctCTCCAAGTTCGAGTCAGAGAAGACCCTCGCCCCCACCCAGAACCAAAGGGACAGGCATACAGAGTACCAGAGTAAGCCGGAGGTTGGGGGCGATGGGCTGGACGGTCCCCCAGATGGGTGGCCCCTCCGTCGGGTTATCTCCATCGAGGAGGACCACCTCCCCCACCTGCTTCATGGAGGGCCCCAGCCCCTGCTGCACCAGCTCAGtgaggaagacgaggaggaggaagaggctcAAGGGAAGGAATATCTGGAGAGTAGTATCTTAGTTGCCCCTGTTCCTTTACCTGTCCCGGTCACGACAGTGTCCCCCTTCAAACACCGAGGTAGTTTCAGCAGAATCAGAAATATCCCCTCGTCACCTCGAGGACAGCCCGTCGGCAAGGAGACCCAAAAT agggtgaaggagagggccGTGCCCGCCCCAGACCGCCTGTTTAAGGTGGTCCTGGTGGGCAACTCCAGTGTGGGCAAGACTTCCCTGCTGCGCACCTTCTGTGACGGCCGCTTCCACCCCTCCAGCCCCGCTACTGTGG GGATTGACTACAGTGTGAAGACTCTAATGTTGGACAACACCCAGGTAGCCATGCAGCTGTGGGACACGGCTGGGCAGGAGAG GTACCGCAGCATCACCAAGCAGTTCTTCCGTAAGGCAGACGGCGTGGTGGTCATGTACGACATCACGTTGCTGGACAGCTTCAAGGCCGTGCGACCCTGGCTCATCAACGTCCAG GAGGCTGCGGGAGTGGGCATTCCCATCCTGCTCCTGGGCAACAAGATGGACGCGACGTCTGAGAGGGAGGTACCACTTAAAGACGCAGAGACTCTGGCCCAC GACACCCGTGTGATATTCTATGAGGTCAGTGCATACACCGGCTACAACGTGACAGAGGCCATGATCCACCTGGCCAg AGTGCTGAAAGAGCAGGAGGATCGGGTGAGAGACACATTTGTCTTACTGGAGGTCCTGCCAGTCAAGAAGAAAGCCTGCTGCAAGTGA
- the LOC124025523 gene encoding thyroid transcription factor 1-associated protein 26 homolog, with the protein MAPPAQQKMKTKGTFDGKRANRNQPYNRPGGKKKWVSEHKVFDGSIGEGQGFAFKRKEKVKHEYNKLLRKERRKNTEVKTQYTEQYPEHLRHLYEAEAEKLRNEVKTNRINRTKARMAGGGGPVEEEAAPMAVKEAPTDLATAIDPAEDISSDKTDSAPQPTPAVAASKNDSLPMSNRSKKKMLRKTSYQKTKEEFESVKEKQKNKKEEFLKNKEQKEEAIKKYKQKKMETFQMLSKKTKKGQPNLNLQMEYLLQKIQGTGPGK; encoded by the exons ATGGCACCACCAGCACAGCAGAAAATGAAGACAAAGGGCACATTTGACGGAAAACGTGCCAATAGAAACCAACCCTACAATCGACCAGGGGGCAAGAAGAAGTGGGTCTCTGAGCACAAAGTATTCGACGGCAGTATTGGAGAAG GCCAGGGCTTTGCCTTCAAAAGGAAGGAGAAAGTGAAACATGAATACAACAAACTGCTacggaaggagaggaggaagaacacAGAGGTCAAAACCCAATATACAGAACAGTACCCCGAACATCTGAGGCATCTCTACGAGGCTGAGGCCGAGAAACTGAGGAATGAGGTTAAGACGAACAGAATCAACAGAACCAAAGCTAGGATGGCTGGCGGTGGTGGTCCAGTAGAGGAGGAAGCAGCTCCCATGGCTGTGAAGGAAGCCCCCACGGACCTAGCTACAGCCATAGACCCTGCAGAGGACATCTCCTCTGACAAGACTGACTCTGCCCCACAGCCCACTCCAGCAGTTGCGGCCTCAAAGAATGACAG TCTACCCATGAGTAACCGGAGTAAAAAGAAAATGCTGAGGAAGACTTCCTATCAGAAAACAAAAGAGGAGTTTGAAAGTGTTAAAGAAAAGCAGAAGAATAAGAAAGAG GAGTTTTTGAAGAACAAGGAGCAGAAAGAAGAAGCTATCAAGAAGTACAAACAGAAGAAAATGGAGACATTTCAGATGCTGAGCAAAAAGACGAAGAAGGGACAGCCCAACCTGAACCTCCAGATGGAATACCTGCTCCAGAAGATTCAAGGGACCGGGCCGGGAAAATGA